A segment of the Myotis daubentonii chromosome 6, mMyoDau2.1, whole genome shotgun sequence genome:
CCATGTGGGGCTTGCCAACCTGTGACAAACAGTAATCATTGGCTGTGAGTCTGATGTGCGACATGGGGCTGCCCTGCTGAGCTGAGTCACTGCGCTCTCCTGGGTCTGTTCCCGTGGCAGCAGCACTAACCTGGGCAGGTATCCTAGGTATCCCCGTGGCTGCAGGGCTCTGGGTGGTCTGCCCAGACCCCTTTCCTGCATTGGGCACCCAGGTGGGTGAAGCAGGGTGGAAATGGTCTGCCTCTTTGTTGTGACATCAGGATCCATGTTGttgctgtgtgagtgtgtgagtgtgagtgtgattgtatgtgtgagtgtgtgtgagtgagtgtgtgtgagtgtgattgtatgtgtgagtgtgtgtgtgtgtgagtgtgattgTATGTGTGattgtatgtgtgagtgtgcgtgtgagtgtgtgtgagtgagtgtgtgtgagtgtgattgtatgtgtgagtgtgtatgtgtgagtgtgattgtatgtgtgagtgtttgtgtgagtgtgtgtgagtgtgtatgtgtgagagagagagggtgtgtgtgtgtgagtgtgtgtgtgtgagtgtacgtgagtgtgagtgtgtgtttgtgagagagggagtgtgtgtgtgtgtgagtgtgagtgtgtgagtgtgtgtgagtgtgtgtgagtgtgagtgtgtgtgtgagtgtgagtgtgtgtgagtgtgagtgtgtgtgtgagtgtgtgtgtgtgagtgtgagtactttgtgtgtgtgagtgtgagtactttgtgtgtgtgtgtgtgtgtgaaagagagagagagagagagagagagagagagagagagtgtgtgtgtgtgtgtgtgtgtgtgagtgtgtgcatgggGGCACCTCAGAGGCGGGGGTTGAGTTAGCCATCCTCCTCAGCTCATGGGGATGCCACCCCTCTCTCACAGGCCACATTCGATCTGTGGCAAATTCTTCAAATTATACCCACTCAGTTGccacctccctcaccccacccctgctctcacTCTGCTCGGAGCTGCCATCTGCTCTACAGTAGCCCCCAGCAGGCTTCTCCACtcgccctcacccctgcccctccgCTCATTCTCAACACCACAGCAAGAGTGATCCCAGTGAAGTTCACTTGCTTTTCTGCCGAAACCATGCCTGGCTCCCCATTTTCCTCAGTGTGAAAGCAGAGACCCTTACCGTGGCCCATAGGGCTCTGAAGGGCAGGGTCCCTGTCATCCAGCCCTCCTCTCCCCTACTTGTCACCTCCACTCACTCCGCCCAGCCACAGTGGACTCTTTGCTGTTCTCAAGCATCAAGctcaccctccctgcccctctcccagggccATAAGCTGTTCCTCTGTTCAGAAGTTCTCCCCCCTCACATTCCCACATGGCTGAGCCTCACCTCCTGTGCCCAATGAGGCCAAGGCTGCCCACCTTTCTAAAATCACAGCCCCCCTCCTCttcaccccaccctcccttccactgcctGGCCTGAGCTAATCTAGCCCCCGGTGCGGGCTGGTCCCCCGCCACCCCAGCGACCTTTCTGGTCCCAGCTTCTTCCACCCCTTGGGTTTCTGCTGTCAGTCTCagtcctgagttctgagtcctCTAGTCCCCTGAGCTCTGGGCTGTGGGGTCCCGTTCAGTCCACCCCTGCTTCTTAGCAGCAGCACACTCTCTTAATGGTGCTGCCCACCCCCATTCCCCTAATGGGTGTTTTCAAGGAACTTTTCCATCGAAGGCTTTCTTTTCATCCtaaaaaagggaaattacttagcttaatttaatttgtttaatttttctgttaaaaaatgaGGCTCAATTAAGATACCCAGAAAAACCATAATGTTCATTTAACAGAATGGAATTTGAGTTCCTCAAatgcattttctctctttcctgttttttttttttttaaatgcaaatcttGCTAAGTGAATTACTGATCCGTATTAGATGCTTTAATTACAGGTTGTTAATGGAAATATTACTGAAATTAAACTCACATATGTTAACCAAAGAAAAAGTTGTATGTGTCACTTACTAACCAAATTTCCAGACTTTGTCAGTGTGGTCCCTTGAGAAACCACCTGAGAAATTGGCCTCTTAATTGTGATACAGTGTCAGCTCTTCCATGCACGGTCTCCCTGTGATGAGAAGATGCCATCTTCATCTGACACTCAGATATGGGCCTCACAGACATGGGCCAGCTCCACCCACACACATGGGCAGACCCCAAGCAGAGGCCCACCCACCAGAGGGACCCAGCTCTGTAACATCTCAATgagccccctccccttttttaaaaaaaatatatttctttattgatttcagagaaggagggagagggagagagagatagaaacatcaatgatgagagagaatcattgatcggctgcctccggcacaccccctcactggggatcgagccgacgacccaagcatgtgcccttggccggaatcaaacccgggacccttcagtccgcaggctgacgctctatccactgagccccactttttaaatctgtattattgaaagtattcatatgtccccttttccccccaatgacAACCACCAGTCCACCCCCACCCTACGCCCCTGACCTTCaccacgctattgtctgtgtccatgggtgttGCATGTATGCATACCAGGTCTTTGTCAACAAGCCCTCTATGCACAGGGGCACACATGCAACCCAACACACACTGGACAAACTGCCCGCCCACAGACTCAGAATCTCTTCCCGCGTCTGATGACTATCAGAACTTCGCATTTCCTCTCCTTGAGCACATCAACATGCCACAGAAACAAGACCTGGCTGGATGGAGCAGGCCGGCCCTCCGTGTTCTGCAATGCCCATCTCCCAAAGGGTTGGTGAGGGCGCTCCGTGgcccctttcctctctgcttcTTCTGGCAGCCTCTTTGCAGTGGCACTTCGCGCAGCCGGTCAGCTATTCGGGAAACAATGACTTTCCTCCAGGCGAGACAGTCTGGGGGATGAGCTAAGCACCATGTACGACTGGGTCTAGTGCCTTACGCCAGCTTGTCACACTTACAGTGAACTTgggtctctttctccctctgactAGCCGGCCAGCTTATTTCCCCGTCCCTAGGGGCCATTCCATCTTGTCCTTCCAAATTGGGCTTCCAGCATGACTTCTAAATGTTGAGTGAaaactccccccaccacccccacccccgggctgcTGGGCTGGCTGTTGCAGACGATGCTTGTGGTATGAGGGTTTCAAGCCAGCAGGCCAGGGCTGGAATTCCTGCACCCCACGTACTGTCAGTGTGGCCTGGAGAAGATCATTAACCTCCCCGAACCCCAGTTTCCCTAGCTCTAAGGTGGGGACACTTACAACCCTCCATCTCTCTGTTCCCTCAGCTCACAAACCTGCTCAGAGCTCCTCTCCTAAACATATTCTTCTGTGACCCAGTGGTctaccctctccctttcctttgtcTCTTTCTCCTAAATGCTAACTCTGCCTTCCCATGCCCATGGCCCCACGCCCCATTCACTCCTCATCGGTGTTCTAGTGCCCAGTGACAGAGCCCACTCCAGCTTGTTTAAGCTGGAGAGGAATAACTAAAGCATCTCAGGGACCTTCCAGAAACTCTGGGAAGGCCCAGGAAGACCTggggctgcccacacccccactGGTCTACACTGGGGCTGTCCTAACCTCGGCTGCCGAGTCATCACTGTGCTGGCACCACTGGCCATGGACTCTGGAGGCCAAAGATGTCTGGAATTGCTGAGTCCACCTCAGCACCTTCTTGCCACCCTAAACGGAAAATGAATTCTACGCAGCACCTGTTTCCTCATCCTGTTCTCTTCTGCATCCAGGGTCTCACTGGTGTGGCTGATTGGAGGAGCCCAGGTCACATGGCTGTGCTACAGCTGCAAGGGCtgctgggaaagagaggcttAACTCTCCAGGTGCAAAGTGAGGCATTACCATGCATAGGAAGGGCGTTCAGTGGATGCTGCAGATGCGATAAGCTTTCACCACTCGCGCACCCACTGCCCCAGGTCTCTAGCTTTGTCCACTGCTACACTGACGTGCTCTGGGGAGACCATGTGGGGCATCTGCTCTTTGTCCCCCTGTGTCCACTGTCCAccttccttcctgccctctgcctccaaGGGTAGACCTGGAGGACCTACTCCACCTCCTGCCTCACCTGCCTTCTGGTTTCCAGTTGGGTGTAGACAATAGTTGGGAGCCCTGGCTAGAGAACGGAAAGTGAGAGTGAGGTCAGGGAATTTAGCTCCCTGACTCTCTATCTGCGGGGCCCCCCAGGCTGGCTGTGTCCCTTCACCAACCCCACAAGCGTGTCAGACAGGTCTCTTCCCTCAGTCCTCACTGTCCCCCTGTTCTTGGTCTTTGGGTCCAGGGTCATAACTGCTCAAGCTATTCCTTGTTGCCCCTTCCAGGTCACTGAACCCACCTGAGACTTTCCCTGCATCATGCCCTACTGTTACCAAGACCCTTCATTAAACCCTCCTAAAATTACCCAGTTTAAGCGTGCCATCTCTCTCCTGCCAGGACCCTGATAAGACAGCCATAGTGACCTCTATGGTGCTAAAGCTGGTGGATATTTTTCAGTCTAGATCAGCcatgagcaaactacggcccacgggccggatccagcccctttgaaatgaataaaactaaaaaaaaaaaaaagaccgtacccttttatgtaatgatgtttactttgaatttatattagttcacacaaacactccatccatgcttttgttccggccctccggtccagtttaagaacccattgtggtcctcgagtcaaaaagtttgcccacccctgctctagatcctCCTTGACCTCTTGGCTGCATTTGACCTTGGGGCTACTCCTTCCTTGGTACTTCTGTTCCCTTGGCTTCCAACTCTCTGGCTGTATTTCTTTAGTCTACTTTCTGAGCTTGGCTGTTCCTTGAGGCTGTGTTTATGGATTTCCTCTCAATATGATGTCTGTAGTGGACTTCCTTCACTCTCCTAATTCTACATCTCCAGCCTTTCCACTGAGCTTGATTATAAGGACCTACCCGAAACATCCACCTGGTTGTCGCTTGAATATCATCAAttcaacaaaaccaaaactgACTTACTATCCCCTCTCACTAACCTGccactgtctctgtgtcccaaATCTTAAAGGCAACACCACCTATTCAGTCACCCAAGACAACAGCCTGGAAGCCATCGgttcttccttttcccttcctgaccttttccctctctttcccttcttctgtgTTTCTTGACCTAGTCCTCTGTTCTCCCTCCCTACTCTCAGTGCCTTCATCAGAGACACCTCATCCTCCCTTCGGTGAGATATAACAGTctcctccttcccagcctcctaGGATTCAGTCTTGCCCAATGACAGTCGTTACCCTACTTGTAGCCAGCGTTATACTTCTCTAGTGTGACTGACATTAGATTCTGCTGAAAGCTCCTGAACCCCTGCTGCTTAGCTGGGTCCACAGCCTCCCATGGCCTCACCCCTGCCACCTCTTCAGCTTGgtttcctgccactcccttccTCCAAGGTCATGAGCTAATAAAATGATCAGCTTATAATTTCCAGCACAAACTATGCTGTTCCACACCTCCAAGGCCTTGTCTATGTGATTTCCCCTAACTTAGGGTGCTgttcccccctttcctccccatcaCCTGCTCAGCCTTCAAGACTCAGCTCCCCTGTCCTTTCCTCCTGGGCTGATGTCCCAAGTGTGGGAACCATGCAGTCTACCTCCACATTTACCGTTCACATGGATTTTCTTCTTTGTAGCAATCTTTCCCACTAGACTGTGATCTTCCTGATGGCAAGGGCTGTCCAGGAACCATTTCTAGCACTTAGTGTCCGGCACATAAATGCTCATTGGTTGGAGTTGAATAGAAGATATTAAGTCACTTGGGTCGCAGAGCCTCTAAAAGCTGTGAAAGCATGACATTCTTAGAGGCAGGATCGCCAAGGAGGCCTCCTGCCCTTCCCTGGAGGTGGTCTGGATTTCGAGGAAAGGGTCTGGGGATCAAAGAACCCAAAGGCCCTCCCTCCAGTGAAATGCTCCCGGGCTGGGGCAGTAGCACGTGCCTCCCAGAGAAGACAGTCACGTTCTTACCACTGGCCCGGGAGCCACTGAGGCCAGGGTTGATCCCCTGACCCCTCCACCTCCCTAGTGCTCCGCCCCTCCAGCAATGCCCCCTCTCTGCTCTTCTCCCTGGAAATTTGACATGTCCTCAAGGTTGGAAGAGGCCTTAAAGCATTAAGATTCAGAACAAGGGAAGGTCCCCTGACCAACCCCATGACCTTGGTAGCCCCTGACCTCCCTAGCTGTTTCTCCATCTCTAGAAGATGGGGTGATGGTTCCATCAGCAGCTCTGGGGTGCTATGGGAATGAATGAGATAAGGAGCTCAAGCACCTGACTCAGAGCCTGGCCTGGAAGCTCTTCTGAAGGGTTAGTTCAAACCCCACCTCCCCTGAGGCACTTCTGGTGACTCAGAGCTACCCCAAAATAGCCTCCCCCCTCTGGAGGCTGTGAGCTGAGTGCCGCATTCTCACTCTGGCATTTACTCACTCACCACTCCTGCGTGTCCACCCCCACGTGCCAGCGATGCCTCTGTtgcctgtctgtctccctcagtggatttggattttattttattttattttattttatttttttttcaggtgagtTGTCTTACATTTAATCGATCAGTATTACAAAGTGTTCATGCTACATACAACCTCATTAACATCCAGGGGTGTGGGTGCCTATAAAAGGGGGGACTCCTGACCTCTGTCCTACAGGGGGGCTCGCTGGCCTGGCCTCCTGCGAGGTCAGGGGCTGTGGACGCTTGACCCGCAAGCTTCCGAGTGCTGAGCACGGACCCGGCTCCTCCAGGCCTTCCCGTGAGCTGCGCGTGAGCCTGCGTGGCAGGTGGGACTTTGCAGGCATGGCCGCGAGCAGGCACACGCCACGGGAGAGCTGCCTCAGGGGCtcggggcctggcctgggctcaggcgtGTAGGCCCCGCTGTCTGGCAGCCAGAGGCGcacagagtggagggaggagaacGAGAAGTATCCCCATGGGTAGCACAGAACATGAGTGActagggagggagggacacagagagagcgCGCGCGGCCACAAACCAGCAGACAGCTCAGAGACCAGGGACAGGTAGGGCCTGGGCACTTGGAGCCGGGCGCTCTCGCGGGCCAATCTGCCAGAGGCCGAGGAGGGGGCTGCAGGCAGGTTCCCGTGGGCCCTGGGCGGGCTCATCCCCTGCCGGCCGCACCCTCCGGCGGGGGTGGCAGACAGAACAACAGGGCTGGTAAAAAGGAACACAGAAGCATGGACGTCCCCACTGCAGGCCAGCGGGACTGCGGCTCAGGGCACAGGAACAGGAACCGCAGGACCACGCGCGGCTTGCGCTACGGGTCTGGCAGCTGCTCAAGGACCATGTCCTCGACGCCACTGATCTCGATGTGGTACACGATGCGCCAGAAGCTGGAGTCGGAGGCGCGGTACCGCCTGCCAGGGTAGAGCTGCCACATGAGGGGCAGCATGCTGGGGGGCAGCCGGCTGGGCTGCATGGCCTCCCCGCGGGAGACCTCGATCTGGAGCATGAGGACTTGGAGGctgctttctgtctccatgaTGATGGGCAGCCAGGTGCGGTCATTCTCGTCCACATACACGTTGGGCCGCCAGATCCACAGGTGGTCGGGGTGCAGGCTCCTGCACGCGGTGAACGGGCACTCGCTCAAGGCAGTTCTGCCGCTCATGGCACCTCCGCGGTGTGGGAGcgggtgtgggagtgggagtgggagtgggagcggGAGCAGGAGCGCAGCCTCGCAAAGCCTCTTGCTTGGATTTGGATTTTAAGctactagagcagcggtcgccaacaggTGGCCGTGAgttccgaaaggttggtgaccactgcactagaggacAAAGATCATGACGGAAATCATTTACTGAGATTTtgcaggcaccccccccccccagctctcttCTTTAATCAAAGCACACGCCTGGGGTGCTTATTGAGGAGACCTGAGTGTCTTGAactggaggagggggcaggtgaagggaaggaggcaggggagggggagggggagcggcagatgaagggggaggggcagggggaggggaagaggaatgaTACCTATAAGGACCAGCTGAGGGAAGATAACCCCCTCTCCTGTCACCACACGGAGGGGCTGAGTAGGTCCTAGAAAACCTCTCGCTCAGATGACTCAGGGGAGCTgctggggaaggcagggcaggaggcCTTGACACCTCCCCCTCCCAGAGTGGAGGGCACTGGCGGCAGCTGCTTATCCAGATCTATGCCAGGAAGTGCTGGCTGTTTCATGCTCTCAAGGGCCAGGGAGCTAATGCTGGGGGGTCCCTTTGAGAGAAAACCAGAACTTGAGGGGTTTCCACCAACACCTCTGTGTGCACGGTGGTGCTTCTGCCCTGTGCTGGGACCTAACACTCGCCTCCCTCCTGGGAACAGGTGCCCTGAGTCCAGGCTGGGCCCCAAGCAGAGCCTAGGAAGGTGCGGGCTGTTTCAGCAGGAGAGACTGGCGGTGGTCAGTAAGGTCCCACCAGGGCCACACCGGCCACACCCACAGGCTCCACCCCATGTCTGGCTGGCCCTCCATCCCGCTCTCCCTGTGAGGGAGGCAGCGCTCTCCTGCCGGCTCTGATGGCCCCTTTCTGTCTTGTGCCCAGGGCACAGGGTGGAGCTTGGAAACCTGACCCTCCCACACAGCCACCCCCAAGCTCAAGCTCCTCCTGCTCTGGGGCGGTGGTCAACACAGCCCTCACTTtcagcaaaggtcagagctgcgCTTGGCACGCCTGCACCCCACAGAGCCTCCCCCACCCTGGATGTGAAAAGTTAATTCAGGTATAAACGTGAAGGCTTAATGGAAGGGGAGCGTGCAGATTAATTATGCTCCTTTGTGCCAAGGTAGAGGCACAGGGCACGCGTCCAGCAGCTCAGCGCCAGCAGCTCCACGCcagccccactccagcccctctgccttcctcagaCAAAGGCTGCATGGCCCTCCCggcctcccaggggcctggggtgggcgggggaggaagATCACTGTGGTGTTTGGGAGGTTGTGACAAATGAGGGGCCTGTGCTGTACTCTTGGGGCCCCTTCCAGTCTTGCTGACTCTCCTGCCTTCCATGTTCCTGACCCTGGGTGGGTGTTGAAGATTTAAAGGGCTCTAAGGCATGCTCTACCCTCAAGGCACTGAAGAACAAGGAGGACTCCTTAGTActagtattatttattattattattattattattattattattactagaggcccatgcatgaattcgtgcaccagtagggtcacTTGGTCTGGTTTGTGAGATCGGGCGGAAACCGGATCTCCGACATtacctgagggatcctggattgtgagagggcacaggccaggccaagggaccccaccggtgcacagtcagggccagggagggaccacaggaaggctccagggtgtgtctggcctgtcttgctcagtcccagcagcaagctaacatacctGTCCGagtgcctgcctcctggtggtcaatggaCGTCGTTGTGagcggttgagcaaccttagcatatcattagcacatcatgctttgattgattgaacagtCAACCTGTCGACTGGACagttaacatattaggcttttattatatagaattattattattattactaggggcccggtgcacaaaattcgtgcactgggtgtgtgtggggggggagtgtccctcagcccagcctgccccctctcacatactgggagccctcaggcgttgacccccatcaccctccaatcgcaggatcggccccttgcccaggcctgacgcctctgacagaggcgtcaggcctgggcaggggaccctcatttccccccatcactggttctgcccccagcccaggactgatgcctctggcccaggcatcaggcctgggcaggggacccccagacccctccgattgctggctctgccccttgcccaggcctgatgcctcggccaaaggcgtagacccccatctccctctgatcacctgatcggccccttgcccaggcctgacgcctccgccagaggtgtcaggcttggacaggggacccccatctccccccgatcactggctttggcccccgcccaggcctgaggcctctggcccaggaatcatgcctgggcaggggacccccatctccctctgatcgtttgctccaccccccgcccaagcctgatgcctctgacccaggcttcaggcctgggcaaggggaccatcatatccccccaatccccggctccgccccctgcccaggcctgatgcctcagccagaggagttgaccctcatcaccctccaatcaccaatcaccggatcggccccttgaccaggcctgaggcctctggcagaggtgtcaggcctgggcaggggactcccatctccccgaggttgcaggctccgcccctgcccaggcctaatgcctctggctgaggcgtccagctcgggcagcggggacccacagcttcagcagccctgcgatcgtgggttccgctttaggcccaggcaagggacccctagctcccgggactgccagcttcgaccgtgcccagctcccatcgctggctccacccctacttcctgctatcactggccagggcggcaaaggtgcctgattctccgatcatggctggggggcagggcaaagacggccccagggccgcctttgccctgccccccagctcttagctcccccctgggtttccaatcactgtcagtggcagggggcttcttcctgctttccctttcgcctccctgcattgtgcctacatatgcaaattaaccgccatcttgttggcagttaactgccaatcttagttggcagttaactgccaatcatagttggcagttaatttgcatatagccctgattagccaatgaaaagggtatcgtcatacgccaattaccatttttctcttttattaatgtagattattattattattgttaatattaacATCAGAGCTTGTCCAATGGGCAAGGTGTTCAACAGGCACCTGAGCAGTTTTGTCTTGTTAGCAATCCTGTGGGGCAGGCActcttgtccccattttacagatgaagaactaGAGACTCAAAGGAGTGGCAGTAAATTGCCCGTGGAAATTAGCAACGCTGGGCTTTGGTCCCTATTCTCCTTGATTGTGAGCTGTTGTGCCGCCCACTCTATTAGCTGCCTTTTAAGAAAGGCAGAGCCCCGGGGTGGGAGTAAATAGCCCAGATGGCTCCCGGAGTGTGTGGTTCTGCGCGCACACAGGAAGTGATGC
Coding sequences within it:
- the LOC132236556 gene encoding T-cell leukemia/lymphoma protein 1A-like codes for the protein MSGRTALSECPFTACRSLHPDHLWIWRPNVYVDENDRTWLPIIMETESSLQVLMLQIEVSRGEAMQPSRLPPSMLPLMWQLYPGRRYRASDSSFWRIVYHIEISGVEDMVLEQLPDP